One window from the genome of Oryza glaberrima chromosome 3, OglaRS2, whole genome shotgun sequence encodes:
- the LOC127768013 gene encoding 60S ribosomal protein L27a-3-like, with protein MTTRFKKNRKKRGHVSAGHGRIGKHRKHPGGRGNAGGMHHHRILFDKYHPGYFGKVGMRYFHKLSNRFHCPAVNVERLWSMVPADKAAEAGAGKAPVIDVTQFGYTKVLGKGMLPPQRPIVVKAKLISKVAEKKIKAAGGAVLLTA; from the coding sequence atgACAACGCGCTTCAAGAAGAACCGGAAGAAGCGCGGCCACGTGTCGGCCGGGCACGGGCGCATCGGGAAGCACCGCAAGCACCCCGGAGGCCGCGGTAACGCCGGAGGGATGCACCACCACCGGATCCTGTTCGACAAGTACCACCCGGGCTACTTCGGCAAGGTCGGCATGCGCTACTTCCACAAGCTCAGCAACAGGTTCCACTGCCCCGCCGTCAACGTCGAGCGCCTCTGGTCCATGGTGCCCGCCGACAAGGCcgccgaggccggcgccggcaaGGCCCCCGTCATCGACGTCACCCAGTTCGGCTACACCAAGGTGCTCGGCAAGGGGATGCTTCCCCCGCAGAGGCCCATCGTCGTCAAGGCTAAGCTCATCTCCAAGGTCGCCGAGAAGAAGAtcaaggccgccggcggcgccgtcctcctcaccGCCTAG